In Candidatus Tanganyikabacteria bacterium, the DNA window GGCGTCGCTCGATCTTCTGCGCCAGGCGCGAGGCCGGCAGGCGGTAACCCGCCAGGATAGAAAGCGCGGTGCCGGCCACCAGGACCGGCATCTCGAGGGGCACCGCGCCCCAGCTCACGAGCCAGAACGCCACCGGCAGGAGCAGCGCCGAGATGATTTGCCGCGTGACGAAGCGGAGCGGCGTGGTGTCGTAATCGCCGGCCATCCGGAGCTGGCGCGCCAGCGCGGACTCCCGCTCCTCGGTGAGGCGTTCGACGGCGAAGGGCTTCAACCGCTCCTCGAGGACACGCAAGGGCGCGGTCTTGGCGCGCGGCTCCCTGGCGGGGCCGGCGAAGCGATCGCGCTCGCCGGCTCGCTTGAGCCGCGATTCCACCTGGCTGCGGCTCTTGGGCTTGGCGAAAGCCAGGATGACCAGTGCAAACGCCAGGAAGACGCCGCCGAAGACGACGAGGAAGACGATCGGGCCCATCGCCTACACGTCCAGCGTCACGATGCGGCGCACGATGAGCGAGCCGATGAGGATCATCGTCGCGCAGACCGCGATGATGGCCCAGCCGAGCGGATCGCTGAACAGCACGCCCATGCGGTCGGGGGCGAGCAGGTACAGCACCACGTACAGCCCGACCGGCAAGAAAGTCAGGATCTGCCCCGAGAACCGCCCCTGCGTGGTCAGCGTACGGATCTGGCCCTGGATGCGCCGCCGCTCGCGCATCGTGGCGGCCAGGTTCTCGAGCACCTCGCTCAGGTTGCCGCCGGTCTGCCGCTGGATGATCAGCGCCGTCACGAAGATGTCGAGGTCGTCGTTATCCAGCCGCTCGCCCCAGTTCTGCAGCGCCTCCTCGAAGGGGACGCCCATCCGGATCTCCTGGAGGACCTCGGTGACCTCGGCCCCCATCGGATCGGCGAACTCGGCAGTCACCAGGTCGAGGGCCTGCTGCACCGAGAAGCTCGATTTCACCGCGTTGGAGACGACACCGACCATGTCGGGGAGCTGCTCCTCGAACTCGCGCTGGTAGCGCTGCCATTGCCAGTCGAGGTAGCGGTCGGCGGCGAACCAGGCCAGTCCGCCGAACACCGCGCCCAGGAAGAGCCGCGGCAGGATGCCCGGGGCGAGCGCCACGCCGAGCAGGGCGAATAGCCCCGCCGCGATGGCCTGGTTGCGGGTGAAGCGCTCGGTGGACAGCGGATTGCGCGTGCGTGCCAGCTGCTCCCGGGTGCGCCCCGTGTACTGCGCGAAAAGCTCTACCAGCTGATCCTGGTACTTCGAGATCAGCGCGAACGCCGCCAGTCCCGCTGCCGCGAAGGCCAGGAGGAAGACGAGGAGGAGCCGGAGGTCCATCTGGGTTAGCTATGGTGTACCCGTTAGACCCGCTTGTTTCAGCGTTCATGACGGTGCCGTGCTACCGGGTGAGCGCCCGTGCCCCTGACGGTCGCCCCGGCGAACAGGTTAAGATCCCCGCCGGCGGGAAGTTTTCCACCGCCGAGAATGGCCGAATACCTGCGCTTCGGCAGTTATCCCCAGCTTCCACCGGGGGGGCGCTGCCTACGTAGTTACCTCGGGCGGCCAGTTGGCGACTCACACAACTTCGCCGGAGGCCAATTGGCCTCCGGCCCTCAACTACCGAACAAACGTGAAATCTCCACCGAGAATCCAGGCAGGACGTCGCCACACGAAAGGACGTCCGACTCCGAGAGCGCCTGGTGCCCATTCCTTGCAAACGCGTCCAGGGTCCGGCGCTCAGGGTCCACCACCCAGACGGCCAGCGTGCCGGCCGCCAGCCAATCATCCACTTTCCGGCGTATCTCTGTCCAGCGATCCTCTGGAGAGACGATCTCGACCGCAAGATCTGGCGCGAAGGGGACAAACCCCCGTTTGGGGACCTTGCTGGCCTTCTCGTTGCACAAGTACGCCACGTCCGCCCCGTACACGGTATCGGGGTTGCGCTTGACTATGAAGCCGACCTCGCCCGTGTAGACCTTGCCCAGGCCATTTGCCTTCACGAAGGCACCCACCAGGGCGGCCACGTCGAATTCCACGCTGCCGTGCTCACCCGAAGTCGGCCCCATCTCCAGAATGACTCCCTCGACCAGCTCGCTGCGCACGTAGCGCCAGGCCATGTCGGCAAACTCCTCGGCGCTAATCGGCCGCAACTGCGGGTCTGCGCTGGCCATCAGGCTGCCCTCCCGAATGTCATCATACCCCCTCGAGGACACGGCCGAAACCGTTGCGAGGTGGCACCACCGGGGCATTGCGTGACCGACCTCTGCAGCTTGCCCGTCAACGCGAGCGGCGCACGCGATCTCGCTCCGGTCGCGATAGGTCTGCCGGGCGTCGCTACGCGCCCAGCTCCACCTTCAGGCCGGCGCGCTCGAAGGCCTCGGCGAATTGCGGGCGCAAGCCCGCCGAGCGGA includes these proteins:
- a CDS encoding type II secretion system F family protein; translation: MGPIVFLVVFGGVFLAFALVILAFAKPKSRSQVESRLKRAGERDRFAGPAREPRAKTAPLRVLEERLKPFAVERLTEERESALARQLRMAGDYDTTPLRFVTRQIISALLLPVAFWLVSWGAVPLEMPVLVAGTALSILAGYRLPASRLAQKIERRQRLILRQLPTTLDLLTTCVEAGMSLQSALQKVAERMKPHPMKDELERTLKEMQLGRPRGEALRDLGRRVGLKELNSVAIALVQAETMGASVSKTLRVQSSVIREARWQAAQEQAQKAPLKMVFPITFLIFPTIFIIIFGPLILSILTGQT
- a CDS encoding type II secretion system F family protein, with protein sequence MDLRLLLVFLLAFAAAGLAAFALISKYQDQLVELFAQYTGRTREQLARTRNPLSTERFTRNQAIAAGLFALLGVALAPGILPRLFLGAVFGGLAWFAADRYLDWQWQRYQREFEEQLPDMVGVVSNAVKSSFSVQQALDLVTAEFADPMGAEVTEVLQEIRMGVPFEEALQNWGERLDNDDLDIFVTALIIQRQTGGNLSEVLENLAATMRERRRIQGQIRTLTTQGRFSGQILTFLPVGLYVVLYLLAPDRMGVLFSDPLGWAIIAVCATMILIGSLIVRRIVTLDV
- a CDS encoding Uma2 family endonuclease, which codes for MASADPQLRPISAEEFADMAWRYVRSELVEGVILEMGPTSGEHGSVEFDVAALVGAFVKANGLGKVYTGEVGFIVKRNPDTVYGADVAYLCNEKASKVPKRGFVPFAPDLAVEIVSPEDRWTEIRRKVDDWLAAGTLAVWVVDPERRTLDAFARNGHQALSESDVLSCGDVLPGFSVEISRLFGS